From a region of the Corallococcus coralloides DSM 2259 genome:
- a CDS encoding cytochrome P450, giving the protein MTTATAAVTRRAPGHRGHLLMGILPDVRRDLLGCMSTLHRQYGDVVGYRLGPQRAHLIAHPDGVKHVLQDHVKNYTKDHLTYRMVRWLTGNGLLVSTGDFWLRQRRLAQPAFHRQRIAGMAAGMVRRTEAMLQRWEPAAASGTPLSISEEMKRLTLTIVGEALFGTSVEDQTERVGVAFTELGKQIAERFRTFRMLPPVLPTPYDRAFRAARASLQETVRGIIATRRERGDDSGDLLSMLMLARDEDTGEGMTDEQLGAEVMTMLLAGHETTATALSWTWGLLSKYPEAEARLHAELDAVLGGRAPTVEDMPRLTYTKQVLEETMRLYPSVPIFSRTVDEDDVIGGFHIPKGTSVNLCPYVTQRHPDFWEEPDAFRPERFAPEAAAKRHRFAYFPFSGGPRMCIGSGFTMMEAQLIVATVAQRYRLREAPGFTLEPNANLTLWPKGELPMYLERRS; this is encoded by the coding sequence ATGACCACCGCCACCGCCGCCGTCACCCGTCGGGCTCCGGGTCACCGGGGCCACCTGCTCATGGGCATCCTGCCCGACGTGCGCCGCGACCTCCTGGGCTGCATGAGCACGCTTCATCGCCAGTACGGCGACGTGGTGGGCTACCGGCTGGGCCCCCAGCGCGCACACCTGATCGCGCATCCGGACGGCGTGAAGCACGTGTTGCAGGACCACGTGAAGAACTACACGAAGGACCACCTCACGTACCGCATGGTCCGGTGGCTCACCGGCAACGGACTGCTCGTGAGCACGGGGGACTTCTGGCTCCGTCAGCGGCGGCTCGCGCAGCCCGCCTTCCACCGGCAGCGCATCGCGGGCATGGCCGCGGGCATGGTCCGTCGCACGGAGGCGATGCTCCAGCGCTGGGAGCCGGCCGCCGCGAGCGGGACGCCCCTGAGCATCAGCGAGGAGATGAAGCGGCTGACGCTGACCATCGTCGGGGAGGCCCTCTTCGGCACCTCCGTGGAGGACCAGACCGAACGGGTAGGCGTGGCCTTCACCGAGCTGGGCAAGCAGATCGCCGAGCGCTTCCGCACCTTCCGCATGCTGCCGCCCGTGCTGCCCACCCCCTACGACCGCGCCTTCCGCGCTGCGCGCGCCTCGCTGCAGGAAACCGTGCGGGGCATCATCGCCACGCGGCGCGAGCGCGGCGACGACTCGGGTGACCTGCTCTCCATGTTGATGCTCGCGCGTGACGAGGACACGGGCGAGGGCATGACGGACGAGCAGTTGGGGGCCGAGGTGATGACGATGCTCCTCGCCGGCCATGAGACGACCGCCACGGCGTTGAGCTGGACATGGGGCCTGCTGTCGAAGTACCCGGAGGCCGAGGCCCGGCTGCACGCGGAGCTGGACGCGGTGCTGGGAGGACGCGCGCCCACGGTGGAGGACATGCCGAGGCTCACGTACACGAAGCAGGTGCTGGAGGAGACGATGCGGCTGTACCCGTCGGTGCCCATCTTCAGCCGCACCGTGGACGAGGACGACGTCATCGGAGGCTTCCACATCCCGAAGGGGACGTCGGTGAACTTGTGCCCCTACGTCACGCAGCGCCATCCGGACTTCTGGGAGGAGCCGGACGCCTTCCGTCCGGAGCGCTTCGCCCCCGAGGCCGCGGCGAAGCGGCACCGCTTCGCGTACTTCCCCTTCAGCGGCGGACCCAGGATGTGCATCGGCAGCGGCTTCACGATGATGGAGGCGCAGCTCATCGTGGCCACCGTGGCCCAGCGTTACCGACTGCGCGAAGCGCCCGGCTTCACGCTGGAGCCGAACGCGAACCTGACGCTGTGGCCCAAGGGCGAGCTCCCCATGTACCTGGAGCGCAGGAGCTGA
- a CDS encoding cytochrome P450: MTTAAATATVTRQPPGPRGHLLMGILPDVRRDILGCLGTLHREYGDVVRYRLGPMRSHLVAHPDAVKHVLQDHVKNYTKDHLTYRMGRWITGNGLLTSTGDFWLRQRRLAQPAFHRQRIAGMAAGMVRQTQGLLQRWETAAANGTPVGINEEMMRLTLAIVGEALFGTSVEAQAGQVGAAFTELSQQIAERFRTFRMLPPVLPTRYDRAFRDARATLLRTVRGIITTRRERGDDTGDLLSMLMLARDEDTGEGMTDEQLGAEVMTMLLAGHETTATSLSWVWGLLSKHPEVEARLHAELDAVLGGHAPTVEDVPRLTYTKQVVEEAMRLYPAAVIFSRSVQEDDVIGGFRIPKGTSVDVSPYVTQRHPDFWEEPEAFRPERFAPEAAAKRHRFAYFPFSGGPRQCIGNSFAMMEAQLVLATVAQRYRLREAPGFTLDPDSHLTLRPKGALPMYLERRS, from the coding sequence ATGACCACCGCCGCCGCCACCGCCACTGTCACCCGTCAGCCCCCAGGCCCCCGGGGCCATCTGCTCATGGGCATCCTGCCCGACGTGCGCCGCGACATCCTGGGCTGCCTGGGCACCCTCCATCGCGAGTACGGCGACGTGGTGCGCTACCGGCTAGGCCCCATGCGCTCGCACCTGGTCGCGCATCCGGATGCCGTGAAGCACGTGTTGCAGGACCACGTGAAGAACTACACGAAGGACCACCTCACGTACCGCATGGGCCGGTGGATCACCGGCAATGGCCTGCTCACGAGCACGGGGGACTTCTGGCTCCGTCAGCGGCGGCTCGCGCAGCCCGCCTTCCACCGGCAGCGCATCGCGGGCATGGCCGCGGGGATGGTGCGGCAGACGCAGGGACTGCTCCAGCGCTGGGAGACGGCCGCCGCGAACGGCACGCCCGTGGGCATCAACGAGGAGATGATGCGGCTGACGTTGGCCATCGTCGGAGAGGCCCTCTTCGGCACGTCCGTGGAAGCCCAGGCCGGACAGGTGGGCGCGGCCTTCACCGAGCTGAGCCAGCAGATCGCCGAGCGCTTCCGCACCTTCCGCATGCTGCCGCCCGTGCTGCCCACCCGCTACGACCGCGCCTTCCGCGACGCGCGCGCCACGCTGCTGAGAACCGTGCGGGGCATCATCACCACACGGCGAGAGCGCGGCGACGACACGGGCGACCTGCTCTCCATGCTGATGCTCGCGCGCGACGAGGACACGGGCGAGGGCATGACGGACGAACAACTGGGGGCCGAGGTGATGACGATGCTCCTCGCCGGCCACGAAACGACGGCCACGTCGCTGAGCTGGGTGTGGGGCCTGCTGTCGAAGCACCCGGAGGTGGAGGCCCGGCTGCACGCGGAGCTGGACGCGGTGCTGGGGGGACACGCGCCCACGGTGGAGGACGTGCCGAGGCTCACGTACACGAAGCAGGTGGTGGAGGAAGCGATGCGGCTGTACCCCGCCGCGGTCATCTTCAGCCGCAGCGTGCAGGAGGACGACGTCATCGGAGGCTTCCGCATTCCGAAGGGGACGTCGGTGGACGTGAGCCCCTACGTCACGCAGCGCCATCCGGACTTCTGGGAAGAGCCGGAGGCCTTCCGTCCGGAGCGCTTCGCCCCCGAGGCCGCCGCGAAGCGCCACCGCTTCGCGTACTTCCCTTTCAGCGGCGGGCCCAGGCAGTGCATCGGCAACAGCTTCGCGATGATGGAGGCGCAGCTCGTGCTGGCCACCGTGGCCCAGCGCTACCGATTGCGCGAAGCGCCCGGCTTCACGCTGGATCCGGATTCGCACCTGACGCTGCGGCCCAAGGGCGCGCTCCCCATGTACCTGGAGCGTCGGAGCTGA
- a CDS encoding AraC family transcriptional regulator, producing MRPQTLQSSLFRPLFQVGLSLGIARERLLEAVGVDEALLARPDVRVPYAALQRVWTLLVEVGGSEPLAVRLAQALEPTHVGLVGYVLVNSPDLRTSLQRYCRIHALLDPRTTWRVLQLPGMMRVELELDPQDAWASRLKHPVEGLLVAMVASGRELSGEDWRPTRVCVTHPRHAASSDVEEFLGVGIEYGASANLVQGDEAAANLPIRHADIELGNLLHARAEAELARVEAHEVRSWRERVEEVLAAQPRTGDLIPSDVATRLAVSERTLQRRLREEGVTFAGLEDAVRRDRAFQLLRDGQLPHFEIAFLLGFSDPSAFTRAFRRWSGMTPGQWQVSQAAKP from the coding sequence ATGCGTCCCCAGACGCTCCAATCCTCGCTGTTCCGCCCCCTGTTCCAGGTGGGCCTGTCGCTGGGCATCGCCCGGGAGCGGCTGCTCGAAGCGGTAGGCGTGGACGAAGCCCTGCTCGCGCGGCCGGACGTGCGGGTTCCCTACGCGGCGCTCCAGCGCGTGTGGACCCTGCTCGTCGAGGTGGGCGGCTCCGAGCCGCTGGCCGTGCGGCTCGCGCAGGCGCTGGAGCCCACCCACGTGGGGCTCGTGGGCTACGTGCTGGTCAACAGCCCCGACCTGCGCACGTCCCTCCAGCGCTATTGCCGCATCCACGCGCTGTTGGATCCGCGCACGACATGGCGAGTCCTCCAGCTGCCCGGGATGATGCGCGTGGAGCTGGAGCTGGATCCGCAGGATGCCTGGGCCTCGCGCCTGAAGCACCCCGTGGAGGGGCTGCTCGTGGCGATGGTGGCCAGCGGCCGCGAGCTCAGCGGCGAGGACTGGCGCCCCACGCGCGTGTGCGTCACGCATCCGCGCCATGCTGCGTCCTCGGACGTGGAGGAGTTCCTCGGCGTCGGCATCGAATACGGCGCGAGCGCCAACCTCGTGCAGGGCGACGAGGCCGCCGCGAACCTCCCCATCCGCCACGCGGACATCGAGCTGGGCAACCTGCTCCACGCCCGCGCCGAAGCGGAGCTGGCGCGGGTGGAGGCCCACGAGGTCCGCTCCTGGCGCGAGCGCGTGGAGGAGGTGCTCGCGGCCCAGCCCCGCACGGGGGACCTCATCCCCTCGGACGTGGCGACGCGGCTCGCGGTGAGTGAGCGCACGCTCCAGCGCCGCCTGCGGGAGGAGGGCGTCACGTTCGCGGGCCTGGAGGACGCCGTGCGCCGCGACCGCGCCTTCCAGCTCCTGCGCGACGGACAGCTGCCCCACTTCGAGATCGCCTTCCTCCTGGGCTTCAGCGACCCCAGCGCCTTCACCCGCGCCTTCCGCCGCTGGAGCGGAATGACGCCGGGACAGTGGCAGGTGTCCCAGGCCGCGAAGCCCTGA
- a CDS encoding tetratricopeptide repeat protein, which yields MPPRFFPRPWTLVLLLPLACKDPETAAAQKQAVQVQNSLSQGREALTKGQYVRAISELQKAANAAPESVEPLLLLAKAHQGAGNPGAAILTLKQAEGLIPGTDPVIQKQLSDLYMGEGQIPQAISTLVALRNEGKLSNEDILSLARLQARQGQPDEAFTTLERILRENPDDAPTKTVEAEILLMKGEELLAANLMDRVLQGTPSFTPARLLRARYFLMSGVSDMAEADLQSVPPEDADTTDVVAMKARVLMALGRPAEAEGALRKLLEDDAENAEAVAWLAEIVCAQGRASEAQQLVDRALHLRPRFARALYVRGRVLEEQSDARGAEDSYRFALKAEPAFPPALSRLWRLHLKAGRKPEAQEVLERLASLNEATVEEKAALANLYAQFETQLPRGKKLIEEALKREPQNPEYLRIQKAIDKATPKKKKAPTGPVIIRGRR from the coding sequence ATGCCCCCTCGATTTTTCCCCCGCCCCTGGACGCTCGTCCTGCTCCTGCCGCTTGCCTGCAAGGACCCAGAGACAGCGGCCGCGCAGAAACAGGCCGTCCAGGTCCAGAACTCCCTGTCCCAGGGTCGTGAAGCGCTCACGAAGGGACAGTACGTCCGCGCCATCTCCGAGCTGCAGAAGGCCGCCAACGCCGCGCCAGAGAGCGTGGAGCCGCTCCTCCTCCTGGCCAAGGCCCACCAGGGCGCCGGCAACCCGGGCGCGGCCATCCTCACGCTCAAGCAGGCGGAGGGCCTCATCCCGGGCACGGACCCCGTCATCCAGAAGCAGCTCTCCGACCTGTACATGGGGGAGGGGCAGATTCCCCAGGCCATCTCCACGCTCGTGGCGCTGAGGAACGAGGGCAAGCTGTCCAACGAGGACATCCTCTCGCTGGCCCGCCTCCAGGCGCGGCAGGGGCAGCCGGACGAGGCCTTCACCACGCTGGAGCGCATCCTCCGGGAGAACCCGGACGACGCCCCGACGAAGACGGTGGAGGCCGAAATCCTGCTCATGAAGGGCGAGGAGCTGCTCGCGGCGAACCTGATGGACCGCGTGCTCCAGGGCACGCCCAGCTTCACGCCCGCGCGGCTCCTGCGCGCACGCTACTTCCTGATGAGCGGCGTCAGCGACATGGCGGAAGCGGACCTCCAGTCCGTGCCGCCCGAGGACGCGGACACCACGGATGTGGTGGCGATGAAGGCCCGCGTGCTCATGGCGCTCGGGCGCCCGGCCGAGGCGGAAGGCGCGCTCCGCAAGCTGTTGGAGGACGACGCGGAGAACGCGGAGGCCGTCGCGTGGCTGGCGGAGATCGTCTGCGCCCAGGGCCGCGCGTCGGAGGCCCAGCAGTTGGTGGACCGCGCGCTGCACCTTCGCCCGCGCTTCGCCCGCGCGCTGTACGTGCGCGGCCGCGTGCTGGAGGAGCAGAGCGACGCGCGCGGGGCGGAGGACAGCTACCGCTTCGCCCTCAAGGCGGAGCCCGCCTTCCCGCCCGCGCTGTCACGCCTGTGGCGGCTGCACCTGAAGGCCGGCCGCAAGCCGGAGGCGCAGGAGGTGCTCGAGCGGCTGGCGAGCCTGAACGAGGCGACCGTGGAGGAGAAGGCCGCGCTCGCGAACCTCTACGCCCAGTTCGAGACGCAGCTGCCGCGCGGCAAGAAGCTCATCGAAGAGGCCCTGAAGCGCGAGCCGCAGAACCCCGAGTACCTGCGCATCCAGAAGGCCATCGACAAGGCGACGCCCAAGAAGAAGAAGGCCCCGACGGGGCCCGTCATCATCCGCGGGCGGCGCTGA
- a CDS encoding M16 family metallopeptidase, whose translation MSFTPYRDVLPSGLRVVTVETPHLHTALLAVYVRTGSRHETVENNGVSHFLEHLFFRGSEAWPDTVKMNAAVEEVGGNLNGATTRDHGYYYTPLHPSHLSVGLDVIGDMLTRPRLTDMEVERQIILEEMLDEVDEKGRDIDLDNLSKRLLFPGHPLSLKIAGTRESVKALTHAQVLEHFARHYVAGNLVVSAAGSVKHSEVLALAERAFAHLPKGSATTESAPPPLGPGPHFHFVSHDESQTEFKLTFRAVPEQHEDFPALQILRRLLDDGLSSRLPFEIVEKRGLAYSVQAGLDTYHDLSLFEIEAASAPEKASLVVAESLRVLSELCEKEAGEEELNRAKRRHRMLLEFSQDSPGELAGWFGGVELFRRPETFGHRADQVDRQTAARVREVARRYFTRENLLVVAVGQRKGLKALEKVVMDAEGLPSSAPAVSAARG comes from the coding sequence ATGAGCTTTACACCGTACCGGGACGTGCTGCCCTCCGGGCTGCGCGTCGTCACCGTCGAAACGCCCCACCTGCACACCGCCCTCCTGGCCGTCTACGTCAGGACCGGCAGCCGTCATGAGACGGTGGAGAACAACGGCGTCAGCCACTTCCTGGAGCACCTCTTCTTCCGGGGAAGCGAGGCCTGGCCGGACACGGTGAAGATGAACGCGGCCGTGGAGGAGGTGGGCGGAAACCTCAACGGCGCCACCACCCGCGACCACGGCTACTACTACACCCCGCTGCACCCGTCGCACCTGAGCGTGGGCCTGGACGTCATCGGCGACATGCTCACCCGCCCCCGCCTCACCGACATGGAGGTGGAGCGGCAGATCATCCTGGAGGAGATGCTCGACGAGGTGGACGAAAAGGGGCGCGACATCGACCTGGACAACCTGTCCAAGCGCCTGCTGTTCCCCGGCCACCCGCTGTCCCTGAAGATCGCCGGCACCCGCGAGTCCGTGAAGGCCCTCACCCACGCCCAGGTGCTGGAGCACTTCGCCCGGCACTACGTGGCCGGCAACCTGGTGGTGTCCGCCGCGGGCAGCGTGAAGCACTCGGAGGTGCTGGCCCTGGCCGAGCGCGCCTTCGCCCACCTGCCCAAGGGCAGCGCCACCACGGAGAGCGCGCCGCCGCCGCTGGGCCCCGGGCCGCACTTCCACTTCGTCTCCCACGACGAGTCGCAGACGGAGTTCAAGCTCACCTTCCGCGCCGTGCCGGAGCAGCACGAGGACTTCCCCGCGCTGCAAATCCTCCGGCGCCTCCTGGACGACGGGCTGTCGTCGCGGCTGCCGTTCGAAATCGTGGAGAAGCGCGGCCTCGCGTACTCGGTGCAGGCCGGGCTGGACACGTACCACGACCTCAGCCTCTTCGAGATTGAAGCGGCCAGCGCGCCGGAGAAGGCGTCGCTCGTGGTGGCGGAGTCGCTGCGCGTGCTCTCCGAGCTCTGCGAGAAGGAGGCGGGCGAGGAGGAGCTGAACCGCGCCAAGCGCCGCCACCGGATGCTGCTGGAGTTCTCCCAGGACTCGCCGGGGGAGCTGGCCGGGTGGTTCGGCGGCGTGGAGCTGTTCCGCCGGCCGGAGACGTTCGGCCACCGCGCGGATCAGGTGGACCGCCAGACGGCCGCGCGCGTGCGGGAGGTGGCCCGGCGCTACTTCACGCGTGAGAACCTGCTCGTGGTGGCGGTGGGCCAGCGCAAGGGGCTCAAGGCGCTGGAGAAGGTCGTCATGGACGCGGAGGGGCTGCCCTCCTCCGCGCCCGCTGTCAGCGCCGCCCGCGGATGA
- a CDS encoding sensor histidine kinase — MKLSLATRIFLGYALVLLTFGAVSLFSVAELHRNRLEIRLVSQGYLQLSQDAAALETFQTSQEKDTERVLEQNSVETRRALIRLASLYYAPQMAQRLEAARAKAREVLTFAPEGEVPFVMELDSRFAELARNSQAYGHAVEAVFTALASESPESQEVARATNELRQLESAIGRELRVLRATLTNRIRERVDGAEERERRTGLTIIALSIMAIGVGVGVTAWSARTLRPVRTLIEGVSRIGRGDYSAQLGVRGEDEVALLAREFDQMARSLQAREAQLKSQAEALMRAEQLAAVGRISAQIVHEVRNPLSSIGLNVELLQDAVDSAQFDSQDTATEARELLSAVTHEVDRLTDVTEQYLRMARPARPDLEPEDITAVLDGVLDFTREELVRAGVEVVRDFAPGTPRVLADQGQLRQVFLNLLRNSREAMPTGGRLTVATIPQEGDVEVTVRDTGNGMTEEVRRHLFEPFFTTKEGGTGLGLAVSQQILQAHGGSLSCQSIPGQGTTFVLRLPRA; from the coding sequence ATGAAGCTCTCGCTCGCCACCCGCATCTTCCTGGGCTACGCGCTGGTGCTGCTGACGTTCGGGGCGGTGTCCCTCTTCAGCGTGGCGGAGCTGCACCGCAACCGGCTGGAGATCCGGCTCGTCAGCCAGGGCTACCTCCAGCTGTCCCAGGACGCCGCCGCGCTGGAGACCTTCCAGACCAGCCAGGAGAAGGACACCGAGCGCGTGCTGGAGCAGAACAGCGTGGAGACACGCCGCGCACTCATCCGGCTGGCGAGCCTGTACTACGCCCCCCAGATGGCCCAGCGCCTGGAGGCCGCACGCGCCAAGGCCCGCGAGGTGCTCACCTTCGCCCCGGAAGGCGAGGTGCCCTTCGTGATGGAGCTGGACTCGCGCTTCGCGGAGCTGGCGCGCAACTCCCAGGCCTACGGCCACGCGGTGGAGGCCGTGTTCACCGCGCTCGCGTCCGAGTCCCCCGAAAGCCAGGAGGTGGCGCGCGCCACCAACGAGCTGCGCCAGTTGGAGAGCGCCATCGGCCGTGAGCTGCGCGTGCTGCGCGCGACGCTCACCAACCGCATCCGCGAGCGCGTGGACGGCGCGGAGGAGCGCGAGCGCAGGACGGGCCTCACCATCATCGCGCTGTCCATCATGGCCATTGGCGTGGGCGTGGGCGTCACCGCGTGGTCCGCTCGCACGCTGCGCCCGGTGCGCACGCTGATTGAAGGCGTGTCCCGCATCGGCCGAGGCGACTACTCCGCCCAGCTGGGCGTGCGCGGCGAGGACGAGGTCGCCCTGCTCGCGCGCGAGTTCGACCAGATGGCCCGCTCGCTCCAGGCGCGCGAGGCGCAGCTCAAGTCACAGGCGGAGGCGCTGATGCGCGCGGAGCAGCTGGCCGCGGTCGGCCGCATCTCCGCTCAAATCGTGCACGAGGTGAGAAACCCCCTGTCCTCCATCGGCCTCAACGTGGAGCTGCTCCAGGACGCGGTGGACAGCGCGCAATTCGATTCGCAGGACACCGCCACGGAGGCGCGCGAGCTGCTCTCCGCCGTCACCCATGAGGTGGACCGCCTCACCGACGTCACCGAGCAGTACCTGCGCATGGCCCGCCCCGCCCGGCCGGACCTGGAGCCGGAGGACATCACCGCGGTGCTGGACGGCGTGCTCGACTTCACCCGCGAGGAGCTGGTGCGCGCGGGCGTGGAGGTGGTGCGCGACTTCGCGCCCGGCACGCCCCGCGTGCTCGCGGACCAGGGCCAGCTGCGGCAGGTGTTCCTCAACCTGCTCCGCAACAGCCGCGAGGCCATGCCCACGGGAGGACGGCTCACCGTGGCCACCATTCCGCAGGAAGGCGACGTGGAGGTCACCGTGCGCGACACCGGCAACGGCATGACGGAGGAGGTCCGCCGCCACCTCTTCGAGCCCTTCTTCACCACCAAGGAGGGCGGCACGGGCCTGGGGCTCGCGGTGAGCCAACAGATCCTCCAGGCCCACGGGGGCTCGCTCTCCTGCCAGAGTATTCCCGGCCAGGGAACGACCTTCGTGTTAAGGCTTCCTCGCGCATGA
- a CDS encoding kelch repeat-containing protein gives MAPRFVRSTLLAAALVALTPACGEKEVRPGLTLLSASCAGTQPLAGVTHLRFRVTGPGLDTPRERVSTVEWAEEDVPALPPGSARVLEVRAYVGAPDQGGQLVSLGRTPPFDVAEGQAPKVRLFLRRLGEFVPVNLASDPGTCSLPAEARAAHTATTLPDGRVLITGGYLPQANGTRPVSGTTEVFNPADGTFSPGPDVGARAFHTASLLPDGRVFLAGGAESFAPVSLQSTARLVEVTAGAVSELTPKAARYQHAAAVNSAGQVLLVSGRAADGSTVDTMEGFDAATGRFVYYAAPYAFVDAALTVERSGKIFQVVGGATVVGARRDVDAFSFGDDDIHSLAAGADLRVPRVGAAVALLGRADEEPLPLVMGGFDGVDPAQGARPVGASELLNGVIHVEDGPALMPRSNLCAVTLTDGRIVALGGRGTGIGTTYAVPWAELITPHAGAQPTVLGLTLMPQPRVWHTCSALPDGSVLVVGGVDDSTGETRANTEALVVMPPPRD, from the coding sequence ATGGCTCCGCGCTTCGTCCGCTCCACGCTCCTCGCCGCCGCCCTGGTGGCCCTCACCCCCGCCTGCGGAGAGAAGGAGGTCCGGCCCGGCCTGACCCTCCTCTCCGCATCCTGTGCCGGCACCCAGCCCCTGGCCGGGGTGACGCACCTGCGCTTCCGCGTGACGGGCCCGGGTCTCGACACGCCCCGTGAGCGGGTGTCGACGGTGGAGTGGGCGGAAGAGGACGTGCCGGCCCTGCCGCCCGGCAGCGCGCGGGTGCTGGAGGTGCGGGCCTACGTGGGAGCCCCGGACCAGGGCGGACAGCTGGTGTCGCTGGGGCGCACCCCGCCGTTCGACGTGGCGGAGGGACAGGCGCCCAAGGTGAGGCTGTTCCTGCGGCGGCTGGGGGAGTTCGTGCCGGTGAACCTGGCGTCGGATCCGGGGACGTGCTCGTTGCCGGCCGAAGCGCGCGCGGCGCACACGGCCACGACACTGCCGGATGGGCGGGTGTTGATCACCGGAGGCTACCTTCCCCAGGCGAATGGCACGCGCCCTGTGTCGGGAACGACGGAGGTGTTCAATCCGGCGGACGGCACGTTCAGCCCCGGGCCGGACGTGGGCGCGAGGGCCTTCCACACGGCGTCGCTCTTGCCGGATGGCCGCGTGTTCCTGGCGGGCGGCGCGGAGTCCTTCGCTCCGGTGTCATTGCAGTCCACTGCGCGCCTCGTGGAAGTGACGGCAGGCGCGGTGAGTGAACTCACGCCCAAGGCGGCGCGCTACCAGCATGCGGCGGCGGTGAATTCGGCGGGCCAGGTGCTGCTGGTCAGCGGACGCGCGGCGGACGGCAGCACGGTGGACACGATGGAAGGCTTCGACGCGGCCACAGGGCGCTTTGTCTATTACGCCGCCCCGTATGCCTTCGTGGACGCGGCGCTGACGGTGGAGCGGAGCGGAAAGATCTTCCAGGTCGTGGGCGGAGCGACTGTCGTAGGGGCCAGGAGAGACGTGGATGCCTTTTCGTTCGGCGACGACGACATCCACTCACTGGCCGCGGGGGCTGACCTTCGTGTCCCTCGGGTGGGCGCCGCCGTGGCGCTGCTGGGCAGGGCGGACGAGGAGCCACTGCCCCTGGTCATGGGCGGCTTCGACGGCGTGGATCCGGCGCAGGGCGCGCGCCCGGTGGGCGCCTCCGAGCTCCTGAATGGCGTGATCCACGTGGAGGACGGTCCCGCGTTGATGCCCCGGAGCAACCTGTGCGCGGTGACGCTGACGGACGGCCGCATCGTGGCGCTAGGTGGGCGGGGCACCGGTATCGGCACGACGTACGCGGTCCCGTGGGCGGAGTTGATCACCCCCCATGCGGGCGCGCAGCCCACCGTGCTGGGCCTGACGTTGATGCCGCAGCCGCGCGTGTGGCACACGTGCTCCGCGCTTCCGGATGGCTCCGTGCTCGTGGTGGGCGGCGTGGATGACAGCACCGGGGAGACTCGCGCCAACACCGAAGCCCTGGTTGTGATGCCGCCCCCGCGCGACTGA
- a CDS encoding DUF2381 family protein, translating into MLLTTAEAIARAQEELAIRTVLLSEHPSDSAPTLYVKGKVATVLRFETSVDPARTRMLAWEGRFEPLLAGGRKVVVEPLRDLGEDEGVPLLVTLANGKQVPFLLKPAEEGGRNAVDQQVNVFEDPRGYDAMYSTLMDSLKQRRALEDENHRLREEEHSADHALATLLAQGNLKHTPFTRRQGWRLKEEGADILVEVLSSKTLPKMAVLFTLTNRDAKKPWRMMEARLSTVSGGNSRAFALRMQQEEIAPGAMGRIAVVADDSAFQSPQGLEQLALELFRSDGLSQAYLVLEQRFIRE; encoded by the coding sequence TTGCTCCTGACGACCGCGGAGGCCATCGCGCGTGCGCAGGAGGAACTCGCGATCCGCACGGTGCTGCTGTCGGAGCACCCGTCGGATTCTGCGCCCACCCTCTACGTGAAGGGGAAGGTGGCCACCGTCCTCCGGTTCGAGACGTCCGTGGACCCCGCGCGGACCCGCATGCTGGCATGGGAGGGCCGGTTCGAGCCGCTGCTCGCGGGCGGACGCAAGGTGGTCGTGGAGCCTCTCCGGGACCTGGGGGAGGACGAAGGTGTTCCCTTGTTGGTGACGCTCGCGAACGGCAAGCAGGTGCCGTTCCTGCTCAAGCCCGCGGAGGAGGGAGGGCGGAACGCGGTGGATCAACAGGTGAACGTGTTCGAGGACCCGCGCGGCTATGACGCCATGTACTCGACGCTGATGGACTCGCTCAAACAGCGTCGCGCCCTGGAGGACGAGAACCATCGCCTGCGGGAGGAAGAGCACTCCGCGGATCACGCGCTCGCGACGCTCCTGGCCCAGGGAAACCTCAAGCACACGCCCTTCACCCGTCGCCAGGGTTGGCGCCTCAAGGAAGAAGGGGCGGACATCCTGGTGGAGGTGCTCTCCAGCAAGACGCTTCCGAAGATGGCGGTGTTGTTCACCCTGACCAACCGCGATGCGAAGAAGCCCTGGCGGATGATGGAGGCCCGGCTGTCCACGGTCTCCGGCGGGAACTCACGTGCGTTCGCGCTGCGCATGCAGCAGGAGGAGATTGCTCCGGGCGCCATGGGCCGCATCGCCGTGGTCGCTGACGACAGCGCCTTCCAGTCACCGCAGGGTCTGGAGCAACTGGCGCTGGAGTTGTTCCGGTCCGACGGCCTGTCCCAGGCCTACCTCGTCCTGGAACAGCGTTTCATCCGAGAGTAG